In Helicobacter ganmani, the following proteins share a genomic window:
- a CDS encoding HyaD/HybD family hydrogenase maturation endopeptidase, with protein sequence MKILVLGIGNILFGDEGIGVHLSNLLKLNYTFSGEHCVEIVDGGTMAQHLIPLITQYDSVLIIDSIDAKDAKIGDVYFFDFRAIPNQITWAGSAHEVEMLQTLRMIEMLGDLPPTKILGIKPFIIGENPTFELTEEVKQGAKLMESQAIHYLESLGVQISKTSYQDLQEIARFSYKGY encoded by the coding sequence ATGAAAATCCTCGTGTTGGGCATTGGCAATATTCTATTTGGTGATGAGGGGATTGGTGTGCATTTATCCAATCTATTGAAACTCAATTATACTTTTAGCGGTGAGCATTGTGTGGAGATTGTAGATGGCGGGACAATGGCTCAACATTTAATTCCCCTTATCACGCAATACGATTCTGTGTTGATTATAGATTCTATTGACGCAAAAGATGCCAAAATAGGTGATGTTTATTTTTTTGACTTTCGTGCAATTCCTAACCAAATCACTTGGGCTGGTAGTGCGCACGAAGTAGAAATGCTCCAAACCCTACGAATGATTGAAATGTTAGGAGATTTACCGCCAACAAAGATTTTAGGTATTAAACCTTTTATTATTGGAGAAAATCCAACCTTTGAACTCACAGAGGAAGTCAAACAGGGCGCAAAGCTAATGGAATCCCAAGCAATTCACTACTTAGAATCACTTGGCGTTCAAATCTCCAAAACCTCTTATCAAGATTTGCAAGAAATTGCACGTTTCTCCTACAAAGGATACTAA
- a CDS encoding nickel-dependent hydrogenase large subunit, which yields MTKRIIVDPITRIEGHLRIEVIVDENNVITDAYSSSTLWRGLEVIVKNRDPRDVGFMVQRICGVCTFSHYKAGITAVENALGIQIPFNAQMVRSLMNVSLVMHDHLVHFYHLHGLDWCDITEALKADPKKASEIAFKYSKNPIATGADELAAVQEKVKAFANAKQGLGPFANAYWGHKTYKFSPEQNLIVLSHYLKALEVQRVAAQMMAIFGAKQPHPQSLTVGGVTCVADILDPSRLGDWLTKYKEVGDFINRAYYADVVMAAEVFKNEPSVLKGCGVRNFLSYAEIPVNHNETLYSTGVVRGGDISKLLEVNEDLITEEATHSWYQNDKALHPYDGETEPNYTGFTDAETIGPDGNPLKTKAIDMRGKYSWIKSPRYNGEPMEVGPLATIVVGLAAKNPRITKIATQFLEDTGLPIEALFSTLGRTAARLLECKLSTDYGIEAFNSLVANLKTGDQTTCAPYKIDKNKEYKGRYIGNVPRGTLSHWVRIKDGVVANYQAVVPSTWNAGPKDSKNQMGPYEASLVGIKVQDITKPLEIVRTIHSFDPCIACAVHLMDTKGNEISQYRLDPIAMNCKI from the coding sequence ATGACAAAAAGAATTATTGTAGATCCTATCACAAGGATTGAGGGGCACTTAAGAATTGAAGTCATTGTAGATGAAAATAATGTCATTACCGATGCTTATTCTAGCTCTACTTTATGGCGCGGTTTAGAGGTTATCGTAAAAAACCGCGACCCTAGAGATGTCGGTTTTATGGTGCAAAGAATCTGCGGTGTTTGCACATTTTCACATTACAAAGCCGGAATTACCGCAGTAGAAAACGCGCTAGGGATTCAGATTCCATTTAATGCACAAATGGTGCGAAGCTTGATGAATGTTTCTCTTGTAATGCACGACCACTTGGTGCATTTCTATCACTTGCATGGATTGGATTGGTGTGATATTACGGAAGCACTTAAAGCTGACCCCAAAAAAGCAAGTGAGATTGCGTTTAAATATTCTAAAAACCCGATTGCAACAGGTGCAGATGAGCTTGCTGCTGTGCAAGAAAAAGTTAAAGCCTTTGCGAATGCTAAACAAGGTTTAGGACCTTTTGCAAATGCTTATTGGGGACACAAAACCTATAAATTCTCTCCTGAACAAAACCTCATCGTGCTTTCCCATTACTTAAAAGCTCTTGAAGTTCAAAGAGTTGCGGCACAAATGATGGCAATCTTCGGCGCAAAACAACCCCACCCACAAAGTTTAACCGTTGGGGGTGTAACTTGCGTTGCAGATATTTTAGACCCTAGCAGATTGGGAGATTGGCTCACTAAATACAAAGAAGTAGGGGATTTCATCAATCGCGCTTATTATGCAGATGTCGTAATGGCAGCTGAAGTCTTCAAAAACGAACCAAGCGTGCTTAAAGGTTGCGGTGTGCGCAACTTCCTTTCTTATGCCGAAATTCCTGTCAATCATAATGAGACGCTTTATAGCACAGGTGTTGTGCGAGGTGGCGATATTTCTAAACTCCTAGAAGTCAATGAAGACCTCATCACAGAAGAAGCAACACATTCTTGGTATCAAAACGACAAAGCATTGCACCCTTATGATGGCGAAACAGAGCCAAATTATACAGGATTCACAGATGCGGAGACCATTGGACCTGATGGTAACCCACTCAAAACAAAAGCAATTGATATGCGCGGTAAATACAGCTGGATTAAATCCCCTCGTTATAATGGCGAACCTATGGAGGTAGGACCGCTTGCAACAATTGTTGTGGGACTAGCAGCCAAGAATCCTCGTATCACAAAAATTGCAACACAATTCCTAGAAGATACGGGATTACCAATTGAAGCACTTTTTAGCACATTGGGTAGAACTGCAGCACGACTTTTGGAATGCAAGCTTTCCACAGATTATGGCATAGAAGCTTTTAATTCTTTGGTAGCAAATCTCAAAACAGGCGACCAAACCACTTGCGCTCCTTATAAGATTGACAAAAACAAAGAATACAAAGGGCGTTACATTGGTAATGTTCCACGCGGGACACTAAGCCACTGGGTAAGAATCAAAGACGGCGTCGTAGCAAATTATCAAGCAGTTGTGCCAAGTACTTGGAATGCAGGACCAAAAGATTCTAAAAATCAAATGGGACCCTATGAAGCTTCATTAGTTGGAATCAAAGTGCAAGATATTACCAAACCGCTAGAAATCGTGCGGACTATCCATTCCTTTGACCCTTGTATCGCGTGTGCAGTGCATTTAATGGATACAAAAGGGAATGAAATCAGCCAATATAGACTTGACCCCATTGCGATGAATTGTAAAATTTAA
- the dapA gene encoding 4-hydroxy-tetrahydrodipicolinate synthase, whose product MQVENQVKGAMTALITPFKNALLDLESYESLIRRQIQYGIDVIVPVGTTGESATLSHKEHKECIEVAVSVCKASRKEGHNVKVLAGAGSNSTQEAIELAKFAQSCGADAILCVTPYYNKPTQEGLFLHYKEVANAVSIPLMLYNVPGRTGVNLETKTILRLFNEIPNIYGVKEASGSIEKVIDLNMNAKDLSIVSGEDAINYPILSCGGVGVISVTSNLLPNKIAELTHALLQSHNYERARELNNELYAINKALFIESNPIPIKAAMYLSGLLKTLEYRLPLVAPSAQNIEYLEKILSQYEVVK is encoded by the coding sequence ATGCAAGTAGAAAATCAAGTCAAAGGCGCAATGACTGCATTAATCACGCCTTTTAAAAATGCTCTGTTGGATTTGGAAAGTTATGAATCTTTGATTAGAAGACAGATTCAATATGGTATTGATGTTATCGTGCCTGTTGGCACAACAGGTGAGAGTGCAACATTAAGCCACAAAGAACATAAAGAATGTATTGAAGTTGCAGTGAGCGTCTGTAAAGCAAGTCGCAAGGAGGGGCATAATGTCAAGGTTTTAGCGGGTGCTGGAAGTAATTCTACGCAAGAAGCAATTGAGCTTGCTAAATTTGCACAAAGTTGCGGAGCAGATGCAATTTTGTGTGTTACACCTTATTATAATAAGCCAACACAAGAGGGCTTGTTTTTGCATTACAAGGAGGTTGCAAATGCAGTAAGCATTCCTCTTATGCTTTATAATGTGCCGGGTCGCACGGGTGTGAATTTGGAAACAAAAACTATTTTGCGACTTTTTAATGAGATTCCAAATATTTATGGAGTCAAAGAAGCAAGTGGTAGCATTGAAAAGGTAATAGATTTGAATATGAATGCTAAAGATTTGAGCATTGTAAGTGGCGAAGATGCAATTAATTATCCTATTTTAAGTTGTGGTGGGGTAGGTGTGATTTCTGTTACTTCCAATCTTTTGCCAAACAAAATTGCGGAATTAACACACGCACTTTTGCAATCGCATAATTATGAACGCGCAAGAGAATTAAACAATGAACTTTACGCAATTAATAAAGCGTTGTTCATAGAAAGCAATCCGATTCCAATCAAGGCAGCAATGTATTTAAGCGGACTTTTAAAAACATTGGAATATCGTTTGCCATTGGTTGCTCCATCGGCACAAAATATAGAATATCTTGAAAAAATTTTAAGTCAATATGAGGTAGTAAAATGA
- the pgsA gene encoding CDP-diacylglycerol--glycerol-3-phosphate 3-phosphatidyltransferase, with translation MMKLESLPNGLTILRIIFAFLLLAIILYGKWILPPPIHPSWINYFACLVFCLASITDFFDGFIARSFNVSSIFGEIFDPLADKLLMLSALIGLLVWNRADVWAVFLILSREFFITGLRVVAASKGIKVAASNLGKYKTGLQITAIAFLLMDYSFANMTLWLAVVLTLYSGYDYVKMYAKAR, from the coding sequence ATGATGAAATTAGAATCTTTACCGAATGGCTTGACTATTCTTCGGATTATATTTGCTTTTCTTTTGCTTGCAATAATTCTCTATGGAAAGTGGATTCTTCCACCCCCCATCCACCCTAGTTGGATTAATTATTTCGCTTGTTTGGTGTTTTGTCTCGCAAGTATTACGGATTTTTTTGATGGCTTTATTGCGCGCAGTTTCAATGTTTCAAGCATTTTTGGAGAAATTTTTGACCCGCTTGCTGATAAATTGTTGATGTTATCTGCATTAATTGGGCTTTTGGTATGGAATCGCGCAGATGTGTGGGCAGTCTTTTTGATTCTTAGTCGCGAATTTTTTATTACCGGATTGCGTGTAGTGGCTGCGAGCAAAGGAATCAAAGTTGCGGCTTCTAATCTTGGTAAATATAAAACAGGCTTGCAAATTACTGCAATTGCATTTTTGCTTATGGATTATTCTTTTGCCAATATGACTTTGTGGCTTGCGGTAGTTTTGACACTTTATTCAGGCTATGATTATGTTAAAATGTATGCAAAGGCGCGCTAA
- the cybH gene encoding Ni/Fe-hydrogenase, b-type cytochrome subunit, giving the protein METRYRAVLEFSKLTRIFHWIRALAIFGLIATGFYLAYPFLAPNNFTGEPVGFLYALMRSWHLILGFLLIAVTIFRLYLLLTKECALERRSILDFFNPFVWFGVLKSYLLFGGHPHLKGAYNPLQLATYLGVMLLIIAISLSGLVLYAHVYHEGLGGFIAPLMKPLEVLCGGIANVRLIHHILTWAFVIFIPIHIYMASWNSAKFPGAGVDTIFSGVKFEKDE; this is encoded by the coding sequence ATGGAAACAAGATACAGAGCTGTGCTTGAGTTTTCAAAACTCACACGGATTTTCCATTGGATTAGAGCATTAGCAATTTTTGGATTAATTGCAACAGGATTCTATCTTGCTTATCCTTTTTTAGCACCTAATAATTTCACAGGCGAACCTGTGGGGTTTCTTTATGCTTTAATGCGCAGTTGGCATTTGATTCTTGGCTTCTTACTCATTGCAGTAACTATTTTTCGCCTTTATCTACTTTTGACAAAAGAATGTGCATTAGAGCGTCGCTCTATTTTGGATTTTTTCAATCCTTTTGTGTGGTTTGGCGTCTTGAAAAGCTATCTACTTTTTGGCGGACATCCTCATTTAAAAGGTGCTTACAATCCCTTACAGCTTGCAACTTACTTAGGTGTAATGCTTTTAATTATTGCAATTTCTCTTAGCGGACTTGTGCTTTATGCGCATGTTTATCACGAGGGCTTGGGGGGATTCATCGCGCCTTTAATGAAACCTTTGGAAGTGCTTTGTGGCGGAATCGCTAATGTGCGCTTAATCCACCATATTTTAACTTGGGCATTCGTTATTTTTATTCCAATTCATATTTATATGGCAAGCTGGAATAGCGCGAAATTCCCTGGTGCTGGTGTAGATACGATTTTTAGCGGCGTCAAATTTGAAAAAGATGAGTAA
- a CDS encoding enoyl-ACP reductase, whose product MNENFKGKTLVISGATRGIGKAILYRFAQKGVNIAFTYNKNVEEANKIIADVESQFFIKAKAYPLDVLQPETYKDLFAKIDEDFERIDFFVSNAIIYGKSVVGGFAPFMRLKPKGLNNIYTATVLAFVVGAQEAAKRMQKVGGGSIISLSSTGNLVYMPNYAGHGNSKNAVETMVKYAAMELGEYNIRVNAVSGGPIETDALKAFPDFAEIKEKVVEQSPLNRMGAPEDIAGACLFLCDSSASAWLTGQTIVIDGGTSFK is encoded by the coding sequence ATGAATGAAAATTTCAAAGGCAAAACTTTAGTTATTAGTGGTGCGACGCGTGGAATCGGAAAAGCGATTCTCTATCGTTTTGCGCAAAAGGGTGTAAATATTGCATTTACTTATAATAAAAATGTAGAAGAAGCAAATAAAATCATAGCAGATGTGGAATCGCAATTTTTTATCAAAGCCAAAGCTTATCCTTTAGATGTTTTGCAACCAGAGACTTATAAGGATTTGTTTGCAAAAATTGATGAAGATTTTGAGAGGATAGATTTTTTTGTGAGCAATGCGATTATTTATGGCAAGAGTGTCGTGGGAGGGTTCGCGCCTTTTATGCGCTTGAAACCTAAAGGACTAAACAATATCTACACTGCTACCGTACTTGCTTTTGTTGTCGGTGCGCAAGAAGCAGCAAAGAGAATGCAAAAGGTAGGCGGTGGAAGTATTATTTCCCTTAGCTCCACAGGGAATCTCGTGTATATGCCAAATTATGCAGGGCACGGCAACTCAAAGAATGCCGTAGAAACAATGGTGAAATATGCTGCAATGGAGCTTGGAGAGTATAATATTCGCGTTAATGCAGTGAGTGGTGGTCCCATTGAAACAGATGCATTAAAGGCATTTCCGGATTTTGCCGAGATTAAAGAAAAAGTGGTAGAGCAAAGCCCACTCAATCGTATGGGAGCTCCAGAGGATATTGCGGGGGCTTGTTTATTTTTATGCGATAGTAGCGCAAGTGCTTGGCTTACAGGACAAACGATTGTGATTGATGGAGGAACAAGCTTTAAATAG
- a CDS encoding YggS family pyridoxal phosphate-dependent enzyme: MQEKLNQNLIDVIERIEKARIAVDRHRIVRLVAVSKYSTQEEITALYACGQRAFGENKVQDLKAKSEILESLPLEWHFIGSLQSNKINALLSLNPFMLQSLHSLELAEQLQKRLQKENKALRTLLQVNSAKEESKSGFMPEVAQEMYCRILETCPNIKLCGLMSIGAHTDEKKMIQKSFEQTYRIFESLQNKGAKTLSMGMSEDFELAIACGSNCVRLGSVLFK; encoded by the coding sequence ATGCAAGAAAAATTAAATCAGAATCTAATAGATGTAATAGAAAGAATTGAAAAAGCAAGAATTGCGGTAGATAGGCACAGAATCGTGCGCTTGGTTGCAGTGAGCAAATATTCTACACAAGAGGAAATCACAGCACTTTATGCTTGTGGGCAACGCGCCTTTGGTGAAAATAAAGTGCAAGACTTGAAAGCGAAATCTGAAATCTTAGAATCTCTTCCACTAGAATGGCATTTCATCGGCTCTTTGCAGAGTAATAAAATTAACGCACTTTTAAGCCTCAATCCCTTTATGCTCCAAAGCTTACATTCTTTGGAGTTAGCAGAGCAATTACAAAAGCGATTGCAAAAAGAAAATAAGGCTTTGCGCACCTTGTTGCAAGTCAATAGTGCCAAAGAGGAGAGCAAAAGTGGCTTTATGCCAGAAGTTGCACAAGAAATGTATTGCAGGATTTTGGAAACTTGCCCAAACATCAAGTTGTGCGGTTTGATGAGTATTGGTGCGCATACAGATGAAAAAAAAATGATTCAAAAGAGTTTTGAGCAAACATATAGGATTTTTGAATCTCTGCAAAATAAAGGTGCAAAGACTTTAAGTATGGGAATGAGTGAGGATTTTGAGCTTGCGATTGCTTGCGGAAGCAACTGCGTGCGTTTAGGAAGTGTGCTATTTAAATAG
- a CDS encoding protein hydE, with translation MTSETSELESHLIVAFVFQQIAKLAFPHNIQNFLLKSLHFALRKTNLQGQFVQNSQDSFRLEVQGSQQEILNFSDSLQNYIPLSLQWTFKELIVLESFSKENLISLNHLFVTHFLTPLELQQLSNKESPNFCNLWAQWIDFQPTKMTFLKEEQRNEIQNAQDLIESLQTLANLLKQNECIFVKTIFGKKELVLLEENNPPNLEEIGEDFCFMPYSLINVKMLFRVENEELQALATLEKPILKLAPKSIFQHFFPIAQVNVLLPFEPYLVLLSKFLDSSLGLYLLPLRQKRKNGICEFVAEDSKPLTLSIAQNSLILPHRFESYKPNSIANAFLQAITKDSLNRVNALYLGENRTLFWVYFNENFKEALTFNFESNLGTILETFKTLNQTTQSLLKNFSSHFESIIHALESLPKNSVPSQNLLDLVGMCGVLLGLGESHNLKASANAVIECAWKFLGKKGPRIDFRLERDTEGKISLNTLQTLRSVMSFRLAGVENELLCFGILDSLAEFFANFSRDMEENYQTKGIVVCGKLFLNTQFINQFLHYLPKTSEIYACATMEFKNKTL, from the coding sequence ATGACTTCTGAAACTTCAGAGTTGGAATCCCACTTAATTGTCGCTTTCGTTTTCCAACAAATCGCTAAACTTGCTTTCCCGCACAATATTCAAAATTTCTTACTCAAATCTCTACATTTTGCCCTAAGAAAAACCAACCTACAAGGGCAATTTGTGCAAAATTCTCAAGATTCTTTTAGGCTAGAGGTGCAGGGAAGCCAACAAGAAATTTTGAACTTTAGCGATTCTTTGCAAAACTATATTCCACTTTCTTTACAATGGACTTTTAAAGAGTTGATTGTTTTAGAATCTTTCTCTAAAGAGAATTTAATTTCCTTAAATCATCTCTTTGTAACTCACTTTCTAACCCCTTTGGAGCTGCAACAATTAAGCAACAAAGAATCCCCGAATTTCTGTAACCTATGGGCGCAATGGATAGATTTTCAGCCCACCAAAATGACATTTTTAAAAGAGGAGCAAAGAAACGAGATTCAAAATGCACAAGATTTGATAGAATCTCTCCAAACTCTTGCAAATCTTTTGAAGCAAAATGAGTGCATCTTTGTCAAAACAATTTTTGGCAAAAAGGAGTTGGTGCTTTTAGAGGAAAACAATCCGCCAAATTTAGAGGAGATTGGAGAGGATTTTTGCTTTATGCCCTACTCCCTTATCAATGTCAAAATGCTTTTTAGGGTAGAAAATGAGGAATTGCAAGCCTTAGCAACTTTGGAAAAACCCATTTTGAAGCTTGCTCCTAAAAGCATTTTTCAACATTTCTTCCCTATTGCGCAAGTGAATGTCCTTTTGCCTTTTGAGCCTTATTTAGTTCTTTTGAGTAAATTTTTGGATTCCTCTTTAGGTCTATATTTGTTGCCACTCCGACAAAAAAGAAAAAATGGAATCTGTGAATTTGTTGCTGAAGATTCCAAACCCCTGACTTTAAGCATTGCGCAAAACTCCCTTATCTTGCCACATCGCTTTGAATCTTACAAACCCAATTCTATTGCCAATGCTTTCTTGCAAGCTATTACAAAGGATTCTTTAAATCGTGTCAATGCACTTTATCTTGGTGAGAATCGCACGCTTTTTTGGGTATATTTTAATGAGAATTTCAAAGAAGCACTCACATTTAACTTTGAAAGCAACCTAGGAACAATTCTTGAGACATTCAAAACCCTAAACCAAACCACACAAAGTTTGTTAAAAAATTTTTCATCTCATTTTGAATCCATAATCCACGCTCTAGAATCTCTCCCCAAAAATTCTGTCCCCTCACAAAATCTATTAGACTTGGTGGGAATGTGCGGTGTCTTACTAGGCTTAGGTGAATCTCACAATCTCAAAGCAAGCGCAAATGCTGTGATAGAATGTGCATGGAAATTTTTGGGCAAAAAAGGTCCGCGCATCGATTTTAGACTAGAGCGCGACACAGAGGGTAAAATCTCCTTAAACACTTTGCAAACCTTGCGTTCTGTTATGAGCTTCAGACTTGCTGGAGTAGAGAACGAGTTGCTATGCTTTGGAATCTTGGATTCTTTAGCGGAATTTTTTGCTAATTTTAGTCGTGATATGGAGGAAAACTACCAAACAAAAGGCATCGTTGTCTGTGGCAAATTATTTTTGAACACACAATTTATAAATCAATTCTTGCATTATTTGCCAAAAACCTCTGAAATCTATGCTTGTGCAACAATGGAATTTAAAAACAAAACTCTATAA
- the rseP gene encoding RIP metalloprotease RseP, protein MGIISSILVLSFLVFFHELGHFLAAKLFGVRVEAFSIGFGKTRIFKKQIGETEYSLRPIPLGGFVQLKGQSDFDPMMRDTASDSLYGIAAYKRLLILAAGSCFNLLLAFLLFVAIGLMGKNELAPVVGKVETNMPAEIAGLRSGDEILSINGQKIQTWEALSQTIAKSKGELEIVFLRDSKEYQTILIPKIGESKNLFGEKIARPLIGIFSSGEVRLVSYSFVDSISYAFGQTLESSKLILQSIEKMLSGVVPLSEVGGVVSIVSITKKASELGIVTLFAFTALISVNLGILNLLPIPALDGGHILFTFYEMLTKRIPTQNTFYRLSMAGWIVLLGLMGLGLYNDILRILNGTMPF, encoded by the coding sequence ATGGGAATAATTAGCTCAATTTTAGTCTTATCTTTTTTGGTTTTTTTTCATGAATTGGGGCATTTTTTGGCAGCTAAACTTTTTGGCGTGCGTGTGGAAGCTTTTAGTATAGGTTTTGGTAAAACAAGAATCTTTAAAAAACAAATCGGCGAGACAGAATATTCTTTGCGTCCCATTCCATTAGGAGGATTTGTTCAGCTTAAAGGGCAGAGCGACTTTGATCCTATGATGCGTGATACTGCTAGTGATAGTCTTTATGGTATTGCAGCTTATAAGCGATTGCTGATTTTAGCCGCAGGTTCGTGTTTTAATCTCTTGTTAGCTTTTTTGCTTTTTGTCGCCATTGGCTTAATGGGGAAAAATGAATTAGCTCCTGTGGTGGGTAAAGTAGAAACAAATATGCCAGCGGAAATTGCTGGGTTACGCAGTGGCGATGAAATTCTTAGCATTAATGGACAAAAAATTCAAACTTGGGAAGCATTGAGCCAAACGATTGCCAAATCCAAAGGGGAGCTAGAGATTGTATTTTTGCGAGACTCTAAAGAGTATCAGACGATTTTAATCCCCAAAATAGGAGAATCCAAAAATCTCTTTGGTGAGAAGATTGCGCGTCCTTTAATTGGGATTTTTTCTAGTGGAGAGGTAAGGCTTGTGTCTTATTCTTTTGTGGATTCTATTTCCTATGCTTTTGGTCAGACTTTGGAATCTAGCAAGTTAATCTTGCAAAGCATTGAAAAAATGTTGAGTGGCGTTGTGCCATTGAGCGAAGTAGGGGGTGTAGTTTCTATTGTGAGCATTACCAAAAAGGCAAGTGAATTAGGGATTGTTACGCTTTTTGCATTTACTGCTTTGATTTCTGTAAATCTTGGAATCTTAAATTTACTTCCGATTCCAGCCCTTGATGGTGGGCATATTCTTTTTACATTTTATGAAATGCTAACAAAAAGAATTCCAACACAAAATACTTTTTATCGTTTAAGTATGGCAGGTTGGATTGTGTTATTGGGACTTATGGGGCTTGGATTGTATAATGATATTTTACGCATTCTTAATGGAACAATGCCTTTTTAA
- a CDS encoding hydrogenase small subunit: protein MEREQTLLRQAQDRLANIAKIPSLKKGQSIKKMLKEKGISRRDFMKWAGAMTAMLSLPASFTPLTAKAAEVADRLPVIWLHLAECTGCSESLLRSDGPGIASLIFDYISLEYHETIMAAAGYQAEENLESAIERYKGRYVLMVEGGVPTGLEGQYLTIGAHGNTGLANAKLASENAAAIFAIGTCSSFGGIQAAHPNPTAAKPLSEVTNKPVINVPGCPPSEKNIVGNVIHFLLFGTLPQLDAFNRPKWAYGLRIHDLCERRGHFDAGEFVQRFGDEGAKNGYCLYKVGCKGPYTFNNCSKLRFNSHTSWPIQAGHGCIGCSEPNFWDTMGPFEEPLASKLYNAPLFKGADRTADNIGITLLGAAAIGMAAHAVLSNFRKDKE from the coding sequence ATGGAAAGAGAACAAACGCTACTGCGACAGGCTCAAGATAGACTTGCGAACATCGCTAAAATCCCAAGTCTCAAAAAAGGTCAAAGCATTAAAAAAATGCTAAAAGAAAAAGGAATCTCAAGGAGAGATTTTATGAAGTGGGCTGGAGCAATGACAGCTATGTTGTCTTTGCCGGCAAGTTTTACTCCGCTAACTGCGAAAGCAGCAGAAGTTGCAGACCGCTTACCTGTGATTTGGCTGCATTTAGCAGAATGCACAGGCTGTAGTGAAAGCCTCTTAAGAAGTGATGGACCGGGCATTGCAAGTTTGATTTTTGATTATATTTCTTTAGAATACCATGAAACCATTATGGCTGCGGCTGGCTATCAAGCAGAAGAAAACCTAGAATCCGCAATAGAAAGATACAAAGGTCGTTATGTATTAATGGTAGAGGGTGGCGTGCCAACGGGGCTAGAAGGACAATACTTAACAATTGGCGCGCACGGAAATACAGGCTTGGCAAATGCGAAATTAGCGAGTGAAAATGCGGCGGCAATTTTTGCGATTGGGACTTGCTCAAGCTTCGGTGGAATCCAAGCAGCCCACCCTAACCCAACTGCAGCAAAACCGCTTAGTGAAGTTACCAACAAACCTGTGATTAATGTGCCCGGTTGTCCTCCAAGTGAAAAAAATATCGTGGGCAATGTGATTCATTTCTTGCTTTTTGGCACTCTACCACAACTTGATGCATTCAATCGTCCAAAATGGGCTTATGGATTAAGAATCCACGATTTATGCGAAAGACGCGGGCATTTTGACGCAGGAGAATTTGTGCAAAGATTCGGTGATGAGGGTGCAAAAAATGGTTATTGCCTCTATAAAGTTGGCTGTAAAGGACCTTATACTTTCAACAACTGCTCCAAATTACGTTTTAACTCCCATACAAGCTGGCCTATTCAAGCAGGACACGGCTGTATTGGTTGCAGTGAGCCAAATTTCTGGGATACTATGGGACCTTTTGAAGAGCCACTTGCTAGCAAACTCTACAATGCGCCGTTGTTTAAAGGTGCAGACCGCACCGCAGATAATATCGGAATTACATTACTCGGCGCAGCAGCCATCGGTATGGCGGCACACGCAGTTCTAAGTAATTTTAGAAAAGACAAAGAATAA